The DNA segment ATATCGTCTTGCGGAATCGTGATCAGCTTGCCGTCGGCATCGACCAGGTTCACCGCTTCGTCGGTTTCTTCCTTCAGCACACCAGAGTACGTCTGGCCATCGACGGTCAGTACCAGAATCGACTCGAAACCTTCGGCGATCTTGGCATTCGGCTGCACCACCGCTTCCAGCAGATATTCACGAGTCTTCGTTTGCCCCAGAGCATCAAGCTCCGGCCCAACACGTCCTCCTGTGCCCATGGCCCGGTGACAACGCACACACGAGGTTTCCGTCTTCTCGAAGAACACTTTCTTGCCCTTCTCGAAGTTGCCGCCAGAAAGGGCGACGCGGTACTCGGCCAAGGGGTCGGAAGGATCAAGCGACAAGCGGTACTTCTCGAGCAGCGAGGCGATCTCGGCCGAATCTTTGAAGGCGGTCGCCGCTTCCAAGGCATCCAGACGGGTATCTTCCGGCAGGCTTCCATCGATCAGCTTTTCCATGGCGGAAGCGACAATCGCCTCCGAACCTTTGGGCTTGCTCTCGGCCAGGGCGGCCAAGGCGTGCTGGCGTTCGATCGTTGAATCAGCGGCGACACCATCTTTCAGCGTCGCGGCAGCTTCCGACGGAGCCAGCTTGGCCATCTGATCTCGCGCGGTTGCTCGGACCAGGGCCTGATCCGATTTCAAAGCTTCTTCCACAACCGGCCTCGCCTTGTTGGCATCGACACGGACCAACGCTGCGATGGCATCGGCTCGCGTTTCGGCCGATTGCTTAGGATCGCTGGCCAGGCCGATCAAAACCGGAGCGACCTGCTTGATACCGAACGTCGCTGCCAGCTTGGCCGCCTTGTTGCGGACGTTCTCGTCGGTGGTCAGCAGTTTTGGCAAAGCAGCCGCCAACGCTTCGCGGGCAGGGCGTTGATCTCGTTCTTCCAGCGGGCGATAGAAGTTGATCACGCGATCGAGTTGGCCCGGCTTGTCCCATGCTTCCAGCATCGCTAAGGCTTCCAGACGCATCGCTTCAGGAGCATCACTACGAGCGGCGAAACGGGCCAAGGCTTCTGCGTTTTCAGGATCACCCAAACGGAAGTTGGCGTTCAGTACACGTCGCAGCATGGCGTCGTTCTTCCAGCCCGAGTCGATCAGGCGAGCGACTTGAGGCATGGCGTTTTCCATTGGAAGATCATGAATCGCACGAACGGCTTCCAAGACGATCAGTTCGTTGCCATCGTTCAGGAAACGCACCACGGTGGGGCTTTCGAGACGACGCAGAGCGACCACTGCTGCCAGACGCACGCTTGGCGAAGGATGGTTCGCCAGGTCAGCCAACGACTGGATACTTCGCATCCCAGCCATCGCCATAATGCCACCATGCCGCAGCACAGGGTCTTCGTCGGCATTGGCCGCCAGAATCTCGGCCACGCGATCAATCACTTGATTAGGATCACCGTGGGGGCCTGCGTTGCCCAAGGCAGTCATCGCAAAGTACTGCACGCGCGGATTGTCGTCTTCCAGCAAACGCGGCAGACCGTAGATAACTCGTAGTTCCCCCAGCACGCGACCGACTTGGGCCCGCACTTCGGGGTCTTCGTCTTTCACGAGTTGGGTCGAAAGCATCTCGACTGTCTTCACGCGTTCGGCGATTTTCGAGTCCTTCTCGGCAATCTGACCGATGCCCCAGATCGCATGCAGTCGAGCCAACTGTGGCTGCTCAATATCTTTGGCGACCGATTCCAGAACAGCCAGTTTCTTGGCGGCGGCTAAGGAAAACTGAGCCTTCATGCGGATACGACGATCCGGGTGCCCCAAGAACGCTTTCAGTTCGTCGTCCGACTTCGCGCTGAAATCGGAAGGCATCAACGCTTTGACCTCAGCGATCAGCTGGGCGTCTTCCGGATTCTTCTTCGTCAGACGATAGATGCGTCCTTTGTTCAAACCGGTCCAACCATCAACCCAGTCGCTGATGTACATCGCACCGTCCGGACCGAAATCGACATCGGTGACTAACATCTTCCAAACGAACTGCTCGGAGTCGACCAGTTCGTAAGTAGCTCCCTTCGGCTTCATCTTGAATGTGCGGATACCGCTATTGGCAGGTCCGCCGCGGAAGTCACACAGAAAGAAGGTGCCGTCGTATTCTTTGCCAAAACCAGTGCCTGGATAATGCACCAAACCACTTGGACCGTCCGAAATATTGATGATCGGTGGAACGATGTAGGCGGCCTGACCTTCGTGGTAAGGATGCCACAGCTTCTCGCGATTCCAGGGACCACGATCGCTGAGGTACTGGTACGCCATGTTCCAACCGGTGTGACCACCTTTCACCAGGTAAGCCCAACGAGCCTGGTCGCCACTGTCGGAATTGTTATCGCATGTGAAGAGGTTGCCGTAATCGTCGAAGGCCAACTCTTGCGGATTTCGCAGACCGGTACAGAACACCTCCAAGTCCGAACCGTTCGGGTTGCAACGGAATACCGCGCCGGAACCTGGGTCTTTCAGACGCGTTCCGTTGACTTCAATGTTGTAGCCACGGTCGCCGATGCTGAAGTAAATCTTGCCGTCTGGCCCGAGCGTCAGACCATGCAGGTCATGCCCACGAAACGCGAACCGCACTCCGTAGCCTTCGCTGAGCGAGACCTTCTCGTCGGCGACGCCATCGTTGTTGATATCGGTCAGCTTCCAGACGTTCGGAATGTTGGTGTAGTAAACGCTGCCATCCAAGGCCAACACGCCAGCGCCCGTGCCTTCGACGACATCGTTGTAGCCAGACGAGAAGACCGTATCTTGGTCTGCCTTGCCATCGCCTTCGGTATCGACCAGCATCCGGATTCGATCGTCATGCTGGGTGTACTTCTGAGCGGCTTCTGGATGATGCTTCAAGATATAGGCCCGACGATCTTCCACGCTTTGCGCGGCCAGGTCGTCGACCAGCCAATAGTTGTGATTGCGGTTGTCCTCGACTCCCTGACCTTGGCGATACGTTTCGGCGACATACACGCGTCCGAAATCGTCGAGGCAGAACGCTACGGGATTGGCCATCATCGGTTCGGCGGCGAAGAGGGTCATCTCGAACCCTTCGGGAACCTTAAAACCAGCGATGGCTTTTTCTCCTTCGTCCGAAGCAGGAGCCAGTTGCGGAACCTCGGGTTCTGGTACCTCGGCCCACACGTTCCCAACCGGAATGGTCAGCAAGCCAAGCATCAACAGGTTACGGGCAGCGCAAGTCACGATCTTCAAGGTCAACTTCCTTCGGATGGGTCGATTGGAGGAGTTTGCCAGACAACGCGAGGCTTGGAACCAGATCTTTTCCCGTGAAATCCGGGCGAGGGGGGATGAGATAGGGAAATGGTTCGCTCTTCGCGGTAAACTTTTAAGGGTAGTCCGTTTTACCGAGATTCACAAGATTCGGCGAATCTGTTGTTCCACTCCTGATTCCAGGCCCCCGACAAGCTCATGGTTGAGGAAAGCCCCCGTATTAGCGTTGTTTGCAGCGTCTGTGGTGAAGAACTCATAGGTGCGGTCAATCGATGCTGGAAATGCGGCACCAGTTTCTCGAAGACCAGAAATCAGAATGGAGGCCGGATACCCCCCAGGCCCAGTGCCACCAAGCATTCTACCGGCCTTCCTCCGGTGCGAAGATCCCCGGTCCTGGTCGAGTATCTTCGGCTGCAACCTGTGACCGACGACCAGCCGGTAGTGGCCGCGATTGTGGAAGAAGACGAAGCGGAATCAACGAATTCAGCTTCACCAGTCGCCCGCCCCACCTCCGCCACCAAGCCGGCACATGGCACGCTTAAGATCGACTACCCTCAAGTCGGCAGCGTTTGCTTGGCGCTGCTAACAGGACTGGTATCGTACTTCTCGATTGCCGGAGCTGTCCTGGCCGTTGCCGCCATTACCCTGCAGATCTTTCTGCTGAATCAACAACAGTCGAAACTGCGCTGGCTCGGTTTCGGCCTGGCGGTCTTGGCATCCCTCTGTGCACTCACTCGGCTAGTCGCGACGATCTTCGAGTGGACAACTGGCCTGAAACTCGACGTTTTCCTATTCGGATCGTAGACTGTGATCGAGCTACCGATCGGCAAACCGCCAAAAGCATGGATCCGCGAAACGGCACTGGCCCAGCGACGAAGCCTGACCGATCGCACAGCGCGAAGTGCCGCCATCGCCCAGCGCGTTCTGCCAGAACTTGACCATCACCGCCAAACGCCGCTGGTCTATGTCGGTGTTCGCGATGAAGTGGCAACCGATTCGATCCTTCATCACACGCTTCATCAGTTCGGCAACGTCGTCGTTCCTTACTGCTTGCCAGGCAACGAGCTCGGACTGTTTCGCCTGGAAGATTTCGCCGAGCTCGAGCGGGGAGCGTTCGGCATTCGAGAGCCACGAGAAGAATTGCGGGCAAATCGATTGGTCGGGCCACAAGAGATCTCGCTGGCCTTAATCCCAGGCGTCGCGTTCGACCACACCGGCAATCGAATCGGTTACGGCAAAGGCTATTTCGACCGGCTTTTAACGCAATTGCCGAAAGATTGCCGCCAGATTGGCCTGGCGTTCGACTGCCAGCTATTCGCAGAGATCCCGGTCGAGACGCACGACATCCCCATGCATCAGATTATTACCGAGACGCAAACGATCGTTTGCTCACCAGCCGATTAACGGGCAGCGACTGCAGGGAACTTGTTCAAGGCCGAAGACTTGTTCTTGAA comes from the Bremerella sp. JC817 genome and includes:
- a CDS encoding PVC-type heme-binding CxxCH protein: MTCAARNLLMLGLLTIPVGNVWAEVPEPEVPQLAPASDEGEKAIAGFKVPEGFEMTLFAAEPMMANPVAFCLDDFGRVYVAETYRQGQGVEDNRNHNYWLVDDLAAQSVEDRRAYILKHHPEAAQKYTQHDDRIRMLVDTEGDGKADQDTVFSSGYNDVVEGTGAGVLALDGSVYYTNIPNVWKLTDINNDGVADEKVSLSEGYGVRFAFRGHDLHGLTLGPDGKIYFSIGDRGYNIEVNGTRLKDPGSGAVFRCNPNGSDLEVFCTGLRNPQELAFDDYGNLFTCDNNSDSGDQARWAYLVKGGHTGWNMAYQYLSDRGPWNREKLWHPYHEGQAAYIVPPIINISDGPSGLVHYPGTGFGKEYDGTFFLCDFRGGPANSGIRTFKMKPKGATYELVDSEQFVWKMLVTDVDFGPDGAMYISDWVDGWTGLNKGRIYRLTKKNPEDAQLIAEVKALMPSDFSAKSDDELKAFLGHPDRRIRMKAQFSLAAAKKLAVLESVAKDIEQPQLARLHAIWGIGQIAEKDSKIAERVKTVEMLSTQLVKDEDPEVRAQVGRVLGELRVIYGLPRLLEDDNPRVQYFAMTALGNAGPHGDPNQVIDRVAEILAANADEDPVLRHGGIMAMAGMRSIQSLADLANHPSPSVRLAAVVALRRLESPTVVRFLNDGNELIVLEAVRAIHDLPMENAMPQVARLIDSGWKNDAMLRRVLNANFRLGDPENAEALARFAARSDAPEAMRLEALAMLEAWDKPGQLDRVINFYRPLEERDQRPAREALAAALPKLLTTDENVRNKAAKLAATFGIKQVAPVLIGLASDPKQSAETRADAIAALVRVDANKARPVVEEALKSDQALVRATARDQMAKLAPSEAAATLKDGVAADSTIERQHALAALAESKPKGSEAIVASAMEKLIDGSLPEDTRLDALEAATAFKDSAEIASLLEKYRLSLDPSDPLAEYRVALSGGNFEKGKKVFFEKTETSCVRCHRAMGTGGRVGPELDALGQTKTREYLLEAVVQPNAKIAEGFESILVLTVDGQTYSGVLKEETDEAVNLVDADGKLITIPQDDIEGRKSAKSPMPEDVYKHLSKSELRDLIEFLASLKKGESAGHE
- a CDS encoding 5-formyltetrahydrofolate cyclo-ligase, whose protein sequence is MIELPIGKPPKAWIRETALAQRRSLTDRTARSAAIAQRVLPELDHHRQTPLVYVGVRDEVATDSILHHTLHQFGNVVVPYCLPGNELGLFRLEDFAELERGAFGIREPREELRANRLVGPQEISLALIPGVAFDHTGNRIGYGKGYFDRLLTQLPKDCRQIGLAFDCQLFAEIPVETHDIPMHQIITETQTIVCSPAD